A single Streptomyces sp. Edi2 DNA region contains:
- a CDS encoding sugar ABC transporter ATP-binding protein, translating into MTGVNDDEPGGRELLRVEGVTKSFPGVRALDGVDLTLRTGEVHVLLGENGAGKSTLIKMLSGAHRPDEGRILVDGDEVTIRSAQDAERHGIATIYQEFNLVPGLTVAENIFLGRQPRTALGLVDRKTMRARAAELLRRVRLDVSPNTPVAELGIARLQMVEIAKALSLEARVLIMDEPTAVLTSEEVETLFAIVRELRDSGVGIIFITHHLDEIGALGDRVTVLRDGRSVEEVPASTDEDELIRLMVGRDIAEQYPRQRPETPGAPLLRVRGLTRNGTVAGPVFEGIDFEVRAGEVVGLAGLVGAGRTEVARAVFGVDRYDAGTVEIDGKELARGDVRAAMRAGLGLVPEDRKGQGLVMDASLQDNLTLARLDRDTRGGLVDRGAQRREAATVAGQLKVRMSGLGQSARTLSGGNQQKIVIGKWLLADTRLLILDEPTRGIDVGAKVEIYQLINELTASGRAVLMISSDLPEVLGMSDRVLVMSQGRLAGELSAEEATQDAVMELALQSPHGTSTTTKTSTKHHDESAMEGSDVH; encoded by the coding sequence ATGACCGGCGTCAACGACGACGAACCGGGCGGCCGCGAACTGCTGCGCGTGGAGGGGGTGACGAAGTCGTTCCCCGGCGTCCGCGCGCTGGACGGCGTGGACCTGACCCTGCGCACCGGTGAGGTGCATGTCCTGCTCGGCGAGAACGGCGCGGGCAAGAGCACCCTCATCAAGATGCTCTCCGGCGCCCACCGCCCCGACGAGGGCCGCATCCTCGTGGACGGCGACGAGGTCACCATCCGCTCGGCGCAGGACGCCGAACGGCACGGCATCGCCACCATCTACCAGGAGTTCAACCTCGTCCCCGGGCTGACCGTCGCCGAGAACATCTTCCTGGGCCGCCAGCCGCGCACCGCGCTCGGCCTGGTCGACCGGAAGACGATGCGGGCACGGGCCGCCGAGCTGCTGCGGCGCGTACGGCTCGACGTCTCCCCGAACACCCCGGTCGCCGAACTGGGCATCGCCCGCCTCCAGATGGTCGAGATCGCCAAGGCGCTCAGCCTGGAAGCGCGCGTCCTGATCATGGACGAGCCGACCGCGGTCCTGACCTCCGAGGAGGTCGAAACCCTCTTCGCGATCGTCCGCGAGCTGCGCGACTCCGGCGTCGGAATCATCTTCATCACCCACCACCTGGACGAGATCGGCGCCCTCGGCGACCGCGTCACCGTCCTGCGCGACGGCCGCTCCGTCGAGGAGGTGCCGGCCTCGACGGACGAGGACGAGCTGATCCGCCTCATGGTGGGCCGGGACATCGCCGAGCAGTATCCGCGGCAGCGTCCCGAGACGCCGGGCGCGCCCCTGCTGCGCGTCCGCGGTCTGACCCGCAACGGCACCGTGGCCGGGCCGGTCTTCGAGGGCATCGACTTCGAGGTGCGGGCCGGCGAGGTCGTGGGTCTCGCCGGGCTGGTCGGCGCGGGCCGCACCGAGGTGGCCCGGGCGGTCTTCGGCGTCGACCGCTACGACGCAGGGACGGTCGAGATCGACGGCAAGGAGCTGGCCCGCGGCGATGTCCGTGCCGCCATGCGCGCCGGGCTCGGCCTCGTGCCGGAGGACCGCAAGGGCCAGGGCCTGGTCATGGACGCCTCCCTCCAGGACAACCTCACCCTCGCCCGCCTCGACCGTGACACCCGCGGCGGGCTGGTGGACCGGGGCGCGCAGCGGCGCGAAGCGGCCACCGTCGCCGGGCAGTTGAAGGTCCGGATGAGCGGGCTGGGGCAGAGCGCCCGCACCCTCTCGGGCGGCAACCAGCAGAAGATCGTCATCGGCAAGTGGCTGCTGGCGGACACCAGGCTGCTGATCCTCGACGAGCCGACGCGCGGTATCGACGTCGGCGCCAAGGTCGAGATCTACCAGCTCATCAACGAACTGACCGCGTCCGGCCGCGCGGTGCTGATGATCTCCAGCGACCTGCCCGAGGTGCTCGGTATGAGCGACCGGGTGCTGGTGATGTCGCAGGGCCGGCTGGCCGGAGAGCTCTCGGCCGAAGAGGCCACCCAGGACGCCGTGATGGAGCTGGCGCTCCAGTCCCCGCACGGCACGAGCACGACCACGAAAACGAGCACGAAGCACCACGACGAGAGCGCGATGGAGGGCTCCGATGTCCACTGA
- a CDS encoding LacI family DNA-binding transcriptional regulator, whose protein sequence is MANIKDVAERAGVSVATVSRVLNGHSPVAETRERVLAAVQELGYRPNNVARALRTARTGALGLIISDLTNPFFTELADAVEDEARSLGYSLVIGNAGERPAQQDDYIRTLLDRRIDGLLVSSAGTGSAMLSEVVASGTPLVLLDRTVPGIDAPCVRADGRAALTELAAHLAALGRRRPAIIVAPAGTPTGDERLDLFRAALAGHGIALPDERVGATPDLQHTGGRQVMSAFLDLPEPPDAVLATDNLMALGAMDELRARGLRVPDDVALVVYDDVPWFTHTDPPLTAIAQPTRGLGRAAVHTLLERIEGRPADSVLLPARLVTRRSCGELPAP, encoded by the coding sequence ATGGCGAACATCAAGGATGTGGCAGAACGGGCAGGGGTCTCCGTCGCCACGGTCTCCCGCGTCCTCAACGGCCACAGCCCGGTCGCGGAGACCCGCGAGCGGGTGCTCGCCGCCGTACAGGAGCTGGGCTACCGCCCCAACAACGTCGCCCGCGCGCTGCGCACCGCACGGACCGGCGCGCTCGGTCTGATCATCAGCGACCTCACCAACCCCTTCTTCACCGAGCTGGCCGACGCCGTCGAGGACGAGGCCCGCAGCCTCGGCTACAGCCTGGTGATCGGCAACGCCGGCGAGCGCCCCGCGCAGCAGGACGACTACATCCGCACCCTGCTCGACCGCCGGATCGACGGCCTGCTGGTCAGCTCGGCCGGCACCGGCTCGGCGATGCTCAGCGAGGTCGTCGCCTCCGGCACCCCGCTGGTGCTGCTGGACCGCACCGTGCCCGGCATCGACGCCCCCTGCGTACGCGCCGACGGCCGCGCCGCGCTCACCGAGCTCGCCGCCCACCTCGCCGCCCTCGGCCGCCGCCGCCCGGCGATCATCGTCGCCCCGGCCGGCACCCCCACCGGCGACGAGCGCCTGGATCTCTTCCGTGCGGCGCTGGCCGGGCACGGCATCGCCCTGCCCGACGAGCGGGTCGGCGCCACCCCCGACCTCCAGCACACCGGCGGCCGGCAGGTGATGAGCGCCTTCCTCGACCTCCCCGAACCGCCGGACGCGGTGCTGGCCACCGACAACCTGATGGCGCTCGGCGCGATGGACGAACTCCGCGCCCGCGGGCTGCGGGTCCCCGACGATGTGGCGCTGGTGGTCTATGACGACGTGCCGTGGTTCACCCACACCGATCCGCCGCTGACCGCCATCGCCCAGCCCACCCGCGGACTCGGGCGGGCCGCAGTCCACACCCTGCTGGAGCGCATCGAGGGGCGGCCCGCCGACTCGGTGCTGCTGCCCGCCCGGCTGGTCACCCGCCGCTCCTGCGGCGAACTGCCCGCCCCCTGA
- a CDS encoding organic hydroperoxide resistance protein — protein sequence MSIQSVDVVYTAVATAENGRDGRVASDDGKLDVIVNPPKEQGGSGAGTNPEQLFAAGYSACFQGALGVVARRENVDISGSRVTAKVGIGKAADGGFGLTVEISAAIPNADAATARDLVEKAHQVCPYSRATRGNIEVTLTVV from the coding sequence ATGTCCATCCAGTCCGTCGATGTCGTCTACACCGCCGTCGCCACCGCTGAGAACGGCCGTGACGGCCGCGTCGCCAGCGATGACGGCAAGCTCGACGTAATCGTCAACCCGCCCAAGGAGCAGGGCGGCAGCGGCGCCGGCACCAACCCCGAGCAGCTGTTCGCGGCCGGCTACAGCGCCTGCTTCCAGGGCGCGCTCGGCGTCGTCGCCCGCCGGGAGAACGTCGATATCTCCGGCTCCCGGGTGACCGCCAAGGTCGGCATCGGCAAGGCCGCGGACGGCGGCTTCGGCCTCACGGTCGAGATCTCCGCCGCGATCCCGAACGCCGACGCGGCCACCGCCCGCGACCTGGTGGAGAAGGCGCACCAGGTGTGCCCGTACTCCCGCGCCACCCGCGGCAACATCGAGGTCACGCTGACCGTCGTCTGA
- a CDS encoding NADP-dependent oxidoreductase, whose product MSALPTTGREWHLVARPHGWPTPEDFALREAAVPELGEGQILVRTQHFSVDPYMRGRMNDVKSYVPPFQLDQPMDGGAVGEVIASRDDSLAVGDHVLHGLGWREYAVLDAKRAAKVDPSLAPLTAYLGVLGMPGLTAYAGLLEVASFKEGDAVFVSGAAGAVGSEVGQIAKLKGASRVIGSAGSDDKVKLLVEEYGFDAAFNYKNGDVAKQLKEAAPDGIDVYFDNVGGDHLEAAISSLNVHGRAAICGMISMYNATEPSPAPRNLAMVIGKRLRLQGLLVSDHAALQPQFVEEVSAWIRSGELKYSETKVAGIENGVEAFLGLLRGENTGKMIVSLDS is encoded by the coding sequence ATGTCCGCACTGCCCACGACCGGCCGCGAATGGCACCTCGTCGCCCGCCCCCACGGCTGGCCCACTCCGGAGGACTTCGCACTGCGCGAGGCCGCGGTGCCCGAGCTCGGCGAGGGCCAGATCCTCGTCCGTACGCAGCACTTCTCCGTCGACCCGTACATGCGCGGCCGGATGAACGACGTGAAGTCCTACGTCCCGCCCTTCCAGCTCGACCAGCCGATGGACGGCGGCGCGGTCGGCGAGGTCATCGCCTCGCGCGACGACTCCCTCGCCGTCGGCGACCATGTGCTGCACGGCCTCGGCTGGCGTGAGTACGCGGTGCTGGACGCGAAGCGCGCCGCCAAGGTGGACCCGTCGCTGGCTCCGCTCACCGCCTACCTCGGCGTGCTGGGCATGCCGGGCCTGACTGCCTACGCGGGCCTGCTGGAGGTCGCGTCCTTCAAGGAGGGCGACGCCGTCTTCGTGTCCGGCGCGGCCGGTGCGGTGGGCAGCGAGGTCGGCCAGATCGCCAAGCTCAAGGGCGCCTCCCGCGTCATCGGCTCGGCCGGGTCCGACGACAAGGTCAAGCTCCTGGTCGAGGAGTACGGCTTCGACGCCGCCTTCAACTACAAGAACGGCGATGTTGCCAAGCAGCTCAAGGAGGCCGCGCCGGACGGCATCGACGTCTACTTCGACAACGTCGGCGGCGACCACCTCGAAGCGGCCATCAGCTCCCTCAACGTCCACGGCCGCGCCGCCATCTGCGGCATGATCTCGATGTACAACGCCACGGAGCCGAGCCCCGCCCCGCGCAACCTCGCGATGGTGATCGGCAAGCGGCTGCGCCTGCAGGGCCTGCTGGTCAGCGACCACGCCGCGCTGCAGCCGCAGTTCGTCGAGGAGGTCTCCGCCTGGATCCGTTCCGGCGAGCTCAAGTACAGCGAGACCAAGGTGGCCGGCATCGAGAACGGCGTCGAGGCGTTCCTGGGCCTGCTGCGCGGCGAGAACACCGGAAAGATGATCGTGAGCCTCGACAGCTGA
- a CDS encoding MarR family transcriptional regulator: MTPRADSLTVEVVDLIGTVVARYYEEYELAAAEHSLTGAQARVLSLLSLEPLPMRKVAERLKCEPSNVTGIVDRLESRGLVERRPDPSDRRVKLAAPTDEGARTAEALRTSLHFAREPLGRLTVAERTLLKELLQRMLGVAPE, encoded by the coding sequence ATGACCCCCCGCGCAGACTCCCTGACCGTCGAGGTCGTCGACCTCATCGGTACCGTCGTCGCCCGCTACTACGAGGAGTACGAGCTCGCCGCGGCCGAGCACTCCCTCACCGGCGCCCAGGCCAGGGTGCTCAGCCTGCTCAGCCTCGAACCGCTGCCCATGCGCAAGGTCGCGGAGCGCCTGAAGTGCGAGCCGTCGAACGTCACCGGCATCGTGGACCGCCTGGAGTCCCGCGGCCTGGTCGAGCGCCGCCCCGATCCGTCCGACCGCCGCGTCAAGCTCGCCGCCCCCACCGACGAGGGCGCGCGCACGGCCGAGGCGCTGCGTACCTCGCTCCACTTCGCCCGCGAACCCCTCGGCCGACTGACGGTCGCCGAGCGGACACTGCTGAAGGAACTGCTCCAGCGCATGCTGGGCGTCGCGCCCGAGTGA
- a CDS encoding MFS transporter, with product MSFTPYTPKPVAGRREWTALGVLLLPCLLVSMDVSVLYFAVPFLTAELKPSSVQQLWILDVYGFVLAGLLITMGALGDRIGRRKLLLSGALLFGLASGVAAYARSAEMLIAARALLGIGGATLMPSTLALIRNLFHDAKQRGKAVAIWSAAVTGGIAVGPVLSGALLEHFWWGSVFLVNAPAMVLLLACGPLLLPESKNPAAGRFDLPGSLLSLLAMLPVVYGVKEIARDGLAALPVLALVTGLMAAVAFVHRQRTARHPMLDLELFRHRGFSVSVLMNLLAMFSIVGCAVFFTQYLQSVRGMSPMEAALWNLLPTLAVGGMAPAATALAQRMDRAYVLALGCGIAAGGFVWLSWLEPGSALWCVLTGSAVYASGLVVVMSLGNELAIGLAPPERAGSASAVLESGTELGGALGMAVLGSIGSAIYRGDIGDALPSGLSADASDAARETLAGAVAVAAQLPGRAGEMLLTAARAAFTDGLRTAVLGAAGVMVVAAVLALTLLRGLRTAGVTGEPDASGVAGAQQGAAVEEGAGGGAGAGGGEGAVAEPEAGVDAAGAPAS from the coding sequence ATGTCGTTTACTCCGTACACACCCAAGCCGGTGGCCGGCCGCCGGGAGTGGACCGCCCTGGGCGTCCTCCTGCTGCCCTGCCTCCTCGTCTCGATGGACGTCTCGGTGCTCTACTTCGCGGTGCCGTTCCTCACCGCGGAGCTGAAGCCCAGCAGCGTCCAGCAACTGTGGATCCTCGACGTCTACGGGTTCGTCCTGGCCGGCCTGCTGATCACCATGGGCGCGCTGGGCGACCGCATCGGCCGCCGCAAGCTGCTGCTGTCCGGCGCTCTCCTCTTCGGGCTCGCCTCCGGGGTCGCCGCCTACGCGCGCAGCGCCGAAATGCTCATCGCCGCACGGGCGTTGCTCGGCATCGGCGGTGCGACCCTGATGCCGTCCACCCTCGCGCTGATCCGCAACCTCTTCCACGACGCCAAGCAGCGCGGCAAGGCGGTCGCCATCTGGTCGGCCGCGGTGACCGGCGGCATCGCGGTCGGCCCGGTGCTCAGCGGGGCGCTGCTGGAGCACTTCTGGTGGGGCTCGGTGTTCCTGGTCAACGCCCCGGCGATGGTGCTGCTGCTGGCCTGCGGGCCGCTGCTGCTGCCGGAGTCCAAGAACCCGGCGGCCGGGCGCTTCGATCTGCCCGGCTCGCTGCTCTCCCTGCTCGCCATGCTGCCGGTGGTCTACGGCGTCAAGGAGATCGCCCGCGACGGCCTGGCGGCGCTGCCCGTCCTCGCCCTCGTGACCGGCCTGATGGCCGCCGTGGCCTTCGTGCACCGTCAGCGCACCGCCCGTCATCCGATGCTCGATCTGGAGCTCTTCCGGCACCGCGGGTTCAGCGTCTCGGTACTGATGAACCTGCTGGCGATGTTCTCGATCGTCGGCTGCGCGGTGTTCTTCACCCAGTACCTGCAGTCCGTACGGGGCATGAGCCCCATGGAGGCGGCGCTGTGGAATCTGCTGCCGACACTCGCGGTGGGCGGGATGGCGCCGGCCGCCACCGCGCTCGCCCAGCGGATGGACCGGGCCTATGTCCTCGCCCTGGGGTGCGGCATCGCGGCCGGCGGCTTCGTCTGGCTGTCGTGGCTGGAGCCGGGCTCGGCCCTGTGGTGCGTCCTGACCGGATCGGCGGTCTACGCCTCGGGCCTGGTGGTGGTGATGTCGCTCGGCAACGAACTGGCCATCGGCCTCGCGCCGCCCGAGCGGGCGGGCTCCGCCTCGGCCGTACTGGAGTCCGGCACCGAACTGGGCGGTGCGCTGGGTATGGCGGTCCTGGGCAGCATCGGGAGCGCGATCTACCGCGGTGACATCGGTGACGCGCTGCCCTCGGGCCTTTCGGCGGACGCGTCGGACGCGGCACGGGAGACGCTGGCGGGCGCCGTGGCGGTGGCCGCTCAACTCCCCGGCCGGGCCGGGGAGATGCTGCTGACCGCGGCCCGGGCGGCGTTCACCGACGGGCTGCGGACGGCGGTGCTGGGGGCGGCGGGCGTCATGGTCGTTGCCGCGGTGCTGGCGCTGACGCTGCTGCGGGGGCTGCGGACGGCGGGAGTTACGGGGGAGCCGGACGCTTCCGGAGTGGCCGGTGCGCAGCAGGGCGCGGCAGTCGAGGAAGGGGCAGGGGGAGGGGCAGGGGCAGGGGGAGGCGAGGGGGCAGTGGCAGAGCCAGAGGCGGGAGTGGATGCGGCCGGTGCGCCTGCGTCCTGA
- a CDS encoding TetR/AcrR family transcriptional regulator C-terminal domain-containing protein — translation MEQSPPPPYRKIADAIRRRVATGELAPGDRVPSTRRITQEWGVAMATATKVLTTLRQEGLVRVVPGVGTVVAEPQRTVRGGGPARERRLRETDSGLSRESVVRAGIKVADAEGLRALSMRRIAAEFGVSSMALYRHVAGKDELVLLMADAAFLDIELPEPAPDGWRARMEAGARLQWELYRRHPWLAQYLSITRPQPMPRAMALIEWTMARVRGMDPVTLIHMALTLLGFVLSTAAGFEDDLEAEQETGMDQEQWMATMEPTFEGILTSGSYPMYAGVSAIGEDVVNQDSLFEFGLARLLDGMETLVGRPGPGGGTGDGGDSGGVGDASEGGGVGDGGAAGGVGDAGDGAEAG, via the coding sequence GTGGAGCAGTCGCCCCCACCCCCCTACCGCAAGATCGCCGACGCGATCCGGCGCCGTGTCGCCACCGGCGAGCTGGCGCCGGGCGACCGGGTGCCCTCGACCCGGCGGATCACCCAGGAGTGGGGGGTGGCGATGGCGACCGCCACCAAGGTGCTGACGACGCTGCGTCAGGAAGGGCTCGTACGGGTCGTACCGGGGGTGGGCACGGTCGTGGCCGAGCCGCAGCGGACCGTCCGCGGCGGCGGGCCCGCTCGGGAGCGGCGGCTGCGTGAGACGGACAGCGGGCTGAGCCGCGAGAGCGTCGTACGGGCCGGGATCAAGGTCGCCGATGCCGAGGGGCTGCGGGCGCTGTCGATGCGCCGGATCGCCGCCGAGTTCGGGGTGTCCTCGATGGCGCTCTACCGTCATGTGGCCGGCAAGGACGAGCTGGTGCTGTTGATGGCGGACGCCGCGTTCCTCGACATCGAGCTGCCCGAACCGGCGCCGGACGGCTGGCGCGCACGGATGGAGGCGGGCGCCCGGCTGCAGTGGGAGCTCTACCGGCGGCACCCCTGGCTGGCGCAGTACCTGTCGATCACCCGGCCGCAGCCGATGCCGCGGGCGATGGCACTGATCGAGTGGACCATGGCGCGGGTCCGGGGGATGGACCCGGTGACGCTGATCCACATGGCGCTGACGCTGCTGGGCTTCGTGCTGTCCACCGCCGCCGGCTTCGAGGACGACCTGGAGGCCGAGCAGGAGACCGGCATGGACCAGGAGCAGTGGATGGCCACGATGGAGCCGACGTTCGAGGGGATCCTCACCTCGGGCTCCTACCCCATGTACGCGGGGGTCTCGGCGATCGGTGAGGACGTGGTGAATCAGGACTCGCTCTTCGAGTTCGGGCTGGCCCGTCTGCTCGATGGCATGGAAACACTCGTGGGGCGGCCGGGGCCCGGGGGCGGGACCGGTGATGGCGGTGACAGCGGCGGGGTCGGTGACGCGAGTGAGGGCGGCGGGGTCGGTGATGGCGGCGCGGCAGGCGGGGTCGGTGACGCTGGTGATGGCGCCGAGGCCGGCTGA
- a CDS encoding rod shape-determining protein codes for MTISLAQLRRCSAAVDLGAARTRVYVKNQGLVVDEPTVAAINTRTGALLAVGAQAEVMDGRTPDYIRVVRPVSNGTIVDIDMAQRLLRTLVGERLRKTWRRRPSTRAAVCLPYGSEPLAQRAAVETLTGLGARRVELVDTLVAAAVGSGLPVEQPEATMIVVCGAGTTQVAVLSLGSIVAAENVPVGGNAIDHAVIQHLRLHHELMLAGQAVRPLQLILSGGDGLTPGSTEVHGRDVVSGMARSVHVDTERVRDAITTPLTAILDGIGSVLRRCPPDLVADLGERGIVLAGGSALIPGLEPMIHQATTMPVHTADRPDICAVMGLGAMIEGKVQPLHLDPMDP; via the coding sequence ATGACCATCAGCCTCGCCCAATTGCGGCGGTGCTCGGCCGCCGTCGACCTCGGAGCGGCCCGGACCAGGGTGTATGTGAAGAACCAGGGGCTGGTCGTCGATGAACCGACCGTCGCCGCCATCAACACCCGTACCGGGGCACTGCTGGCCGTGGGCGCCCAGGCCGAGGTGATGGACGGGCGTACCCCCGACTACATCCGGGTGGTGCGCCCGGTCTCCAACGGCACCATCGTCGACATCGACATGGCCCAGCGGCTGCTGCGCACCCTGGTCGGCGAGCGGCTGCGCAAGACCTGGCGGCGCCGCCCCTCGACGCGGGCCGCGGTCTGCCTCCCGTACGGCAGCGAGCCGCTGGCCCAGCGGGCGGCCGTGGAGACGCTGACGGGGCTGGGGGCGCGGCGGGTGGAGCTGGTCGACACCCTGGTCGCCGCCGCGGTGGGCTCCGGGCTGCCGGTGGAGCAGCCGGAGGCGACCATGATCGTGGTGTGTGGTGCGGGAACCACGCAGGTCGCGGTGCTTTCGCTCGGTTCGATCGTGGCGGCGGAGAACGTTCCGGTGGGCGGCAACGCCATCGACCACGCGGTGATCCAGCACCTGCGACTGCACCACGAGCTGATGCTGGCGGGCCAGGCGGTACGTCCGCTGCAGCTGATCCTCTCCGGCGGCGACGGCCTGACCCCCGGCTCCACCGAGGTGCACGGCCGGGATGTGGTCAGCGGGATGGCGCGCTCCGTGCACGTCGACACCGAGCGGGTACGGGACGCCATCACCACCCCGCTGACCGCGATCCTCGACGGCATCGGGTCGGTGCTGCGCCGCTGCCCGCCGGATCTGGTGGCCGACCTCGGGGAGCGCGGCATCGTGCTCGCGGGCGGCAGCGCGCTGATCCCCGGACTGGAGCCGATGATCCATCAGGCCACGACCATGCCGGTGCACACCGCGGACCGCCCCGATATCTGTGCCGTCATGGGGCTCGGCGCCATGATCGAGGGGAAGGTGCAGCCCCTGCACCTCGATCCGATGGACCCGTAA
- a CDS encoding histidine phosphatase family protein, with the protein MSDLLLVRHGETEWSRDGRHTSWTDLPLTAVGEEQARALRPLLSDRKIGQVYASPMKRALRTAELAGLARPQTDADLREWDYGGYEGIATAEIHRSRPGWYLFSDGVPEGPDGHPGESPEQVGARADRVLARIVPQLAADEGDVALVAHAHFLRVLAARRLGLPPGAGGLFTFETGAVGVLGTEHDRPAVVAWNARNL; encoded by the coding sequence GTGAGCGACCTCCTTCTGGTCCGGCACGGCGAGACCGAGTGGAGTCGGGACGGCAGGCACACCAGCTGGACCGATCTGCCGCTGACCGCGGTCGGCGAGGAGCAGGCCCGCGCACTGCGGCCGCTGCTGTCGGACCGGAAGATCGGGCAGGTGTACGCCAGCCCGATGAAGCGGGCGCTGCGCACCGCCGAGCTGGCGGGCCTCGCCCGCCCGCAGACCGACGCCGACCTGCGGGAATGGGATTACGGCGGCTACGAGGGCATCGCCACCGCCGAGATCCACCGCAGCCGGCCCGGCTGGTATCTGTTCTCCGACGGTGTCCCCGAGGGGCCCGACGGGCACCCCGGGGAGTCGCCGGAGCAGGTCGGGGCGCGTGCCGACCGGGTGCTGGCGCGGATCGTGCCGCAGCTGGCAGCCGATGAGGGGGACGTGGCGCTGGTGGCGCACGCCCACTTCCTGCGGGTGCTGGCCGCCCGCAGGCTCGGGCTGCCGCCCGGCGCCGGCGGGCTGTTCACGTTCGAGACCGGGGCGGTGGGCGTCCTGGGCACGGAGCACGACCGCCCCGCCGTGGTCGCGTGGAACGCCCGGAATCTGTAG
- the trxA gene encoding thioredoxin gives MSTIELTKENFDEIVSGNDFVLIDFWAEWCGPCKQFGPVFEKSSETHDDLVFAKVDTEAQPELAQALQIQSIPTVMIVRENIAVFAQPGALPAEALEDVIGQARALDMDEVRASVTEAQQSEQAEGAEQEQQAQGS, from the coding sequence ATGAGCACCATCGAGCTCACCAAGGAAAACTTCGACGAAATCGTCTCCGGCAACGATTTCGTCCTCATCGACTTCTGGGCCGAGTGGTGCGGGCCGTGCAAGCAGTTCGGCCCGGTCTTCGAGAAGTCGTCCGAGACGCATGACGACCTCGTCTTCGCCAAGGTCGACACGGAGGCGCAGCCCGAGCTGGCCCAGGCCCTGCAGATCCAGTCCATCCCGACCGTGATGATCGTCCGCGAGAACATCGCGGTCTTCGCCCAGCCGGGCGCGCTGCCCGCTGAGGCTCTGGAGGACGTCATCGGCCAGGCCCGCGCACTGGACATGGACGAGGTCCGCGCCTCGGTCACCGAGGCCCAGCAGAGCGAGCAGGCCGAGGGCGCCGAGCAGGAGCAGCAGGCGCAGGGCTCGTGA
- a CDS encoding cupin domain-containing protein, which yields MMEVKTVDKPDERRDFPRGHLEALHLTGLDFAVATFEPGWHWTESVGPIVGTESCEVHHNCYMVQGRMRLRMNDGAESEVGPGDVFVCPPGHDAWVVGDEQVILYDFAGGMATDYAKPKS from the coding sequence ATGATGGAAGTCAAGACGGTCGACAAGCCGGATGAACGGCGCGACTTTCCCCGGGGCCACCTCGAAGCCCTGCACCTCACCGGACTGGACTTTGCCGTGGCCACCTTCGAGCCCGGCTGGCACTGGACGGAGTCGGTGGGGCCGATCGTCGGGACCGAGAGCTGCGAGGTACACCACAACTGCTACATGGTCCAGGGCCGGATGCGTCTGCGGATGAATGACGGCGCGGAGTCCGAGGTGGGCCCGGGCGATGTGTTCGTCTGCCCGCCCGGTCACGATGCCTGGGTCGTGGGGGACGAACAGGTGATCCTTTACGACTTCGCGGGCGGTATGGCGACCGACTACGCCAAACCGAAGAGCTAG
- a CDS encoding glycosyltransferase encodes MRHLRVGVAILTMGNRPADLQALLDSVAKQDLPPAHIVVIGNGSPLPPLPHGAVGIELSDNLGISGGRNVALDELRKLGDLDIVVDLDDDGLLISPDVFSRLAELHTSDPKLGVVSFRVADERGRTQRRHVPRLRVGDPARGGLVTTFLGGGHSLSVPMLDRIGGWPDEFFYAHEETDLAWRALDDGWHIRYAPELVLQHPYTSPTRHAVYHRMVARNRVWLAKRHLPALLVPLYLGVWAALTAVRSRSAAGLRAWAAGFAEGVRTPCGRRRPMRWRTVWRMTRLGRPPVI; translated from the coding sequence GTGCGTCATCTGCGCGTAGGCGTCGCCATCTTGACCATGGGAAACCGTCCCGCCGATCTACAGGCGCTGCTGGATTCGGTGGCCAAGCAGGATCTCCCGCCGGCCCACATCGTGGTCATCGGGAACGGCTCGCCGCTCCCCCCGCTGCCGCACGGCGCCGTGGGCATCGAGCTGAGCGACAACCTGGGAATCTCCGGCGGCCGGAACGTCGCCCTGGACGAGCTGCGCAAGCTCGGGGACCTCGACATCGTGGTCGATCTGGACGACGACGGCCTGCTGATCAGCCCGGATGTGTTCAGCCGGCTGGCGGAACTGCACACCAGCGACCCGAAGTTGGGGGTCGTGAGCTTCCGCGTCGCCGACGAGCGGGGCCGTACCCAGCGCCGGCACGTCCCGCGCCTGCGCGTCGGCGACCCGGCACGCGGCGGTCTGGTCACCACGTTCCTCGGCGGCGGGCACTCGCTGTCCGTCCCGATGCTGGACAGAATCGGCGGCTGGCCGGACGAGTTCTTCTACGCGCACGAAGAAACCGACCTGGCCTGGCGCGCCCTGGACGACGGCTGGCACATCCGCTACGCACCGGAACTGGTGCTCCAGCACCCGTACACCTCGCCCACCCGGCACGCCGTCTACCACCGCATGGTCGCCAGAAACCGCGTCTGGCTGGCCAAGCGGCACCTGCCTGCGCTCCTGGTGCCGCTCTACCTCGGCGTATGGGCCGCACTGACAGCCGTCCGCAGCCGCTCGGCGGCGGGCCTGCGCGCCTGGGCCGCGGGCTTCGCCGAGGGGGTACGGACCCCGTGCGGACGGCGGCGGCCGATGCGCTGGCGCACGGTCTGGCGCATGACGAGGCTGGGCCGGCCCCCGGTCATCTAA